The Streptomyces halobius genomic interval CGGGTTGATCATCGTCCATGTGGCCAACCGGCTGCCGACGACCGTCTGGGCGGGTTGTGAACCCCCGGTCTTCGTGGACGTACCGGATCACCGCACCGAAGTGCTCGGCCTGGAGCTCGCCTGCGCCGATCATCTCAGCGAGGTCCCGTGGATTCTCGTCGAGCGCGGCGGGGACATCTGCCATGAGCTGGAGGAGGTCGGCCGGGAGTACGAGGCCGACGCGATCGTGGTCGGCTCCACGCAGGGCATCGTCGGCCGGATCTTCGGCACGGTCGCGGGGCGGCTGGCGCGCCGGGCGCAGCGTCCGGTGATCGTCATTCCTTGACGCGGCTCTGACGTATCCCTGACGGCGGATCGTTGTCCCGTTCACCGTGCGT includes:
- a CDS encoding universal stress protein, producing the protein MAGHKNPEPADRKQVADPMADLEAAEETRHSCDPAFRHGVVVGFDGSTSSERALAYAIGMARRFSSGLIIVHVANRLPTTVWAGCEPPVFVDVPDHRTEVLGLELACADHLSEVPWILVERGGDICHELEEVGREYEADAIVVGSTQGIVGRIFGTVAGRLARRAQRPVIVIP